In one window of Pseudodesulfovibrio sediminis DNA:
- a CDS encoding metallophosphoesterase family protein yields MTVEHVHGNGLLMLGDPHLADHPPGQRLDGYLDQIMSKIEAALAHADELGMVVVFLGDLFHWPRDNSNKMLVELIRIFGARTGDSKVWVLVGNHDKYQSRFTEDVSLAVLDAAGVVNVMKESGPQFILETETGPALVCASPDGTPLPKKYVRQSDDPDTVLWLTHHNIQFPEFIDRAYAIKELPGIDWLINGHIHRPQATITKGQTTWANPGNITRLTFTHRSMEREPAVAIWTPGCEELEKWVVPFETFDRVFPDQELPTEEQETEGESNFIKGLERLAWQRTHEGTGLKQFLEENLSTETPEGQLIWGLYEEVIHGE; encoded by the coding sequence ATGACAGTTGAACACGTACACGGCAACGGGCTGCTTATGCTCGGAGATCCCCATCTGGCAGACCATCCGCCGGGGCAGCGGTTGGATGGCTATCTTGATCAGATCATGAGCAAGATAGAGGCGGCACTGGCCCATGCCGATGAACTGGGGATGGTTGTGGTCTTTCTCGGCGACTTGTTTCACTGGCCGCGCGACAACTCCAACAAGATGCTTGTGGAGCTGATCCGAATTTTTGGTGCGCGGACAGGCGATTCCAAGGTCTGGGTGCTGGTGGGCAACCATGATAAATACCAGTCGAGGTTCACGGAAGACGTCTCCCTTGCCGTGCTGGATGCCGCTGGCGTGGTCAATGTCATGAAGGAGAGTGGGCCGCAGTTCATCCTTGAGACCGAAACAGGGCCGGCGCTTGTCTGCGCCAGCCCGGACGGCACGCCGCTGCCCAAGAAATATGTCCGTCAGTCGGATGATCCCGACACGGTCCTCTGGCTCACCCATCATAATATCCAGTTCCCGGAGTTCATTGATCGGGCGTATGCCATCAAGGAGCTGCCCGGCATCGACTGGCTCATCAACGGGCACATCCATCGTCCGCAAGCCACCATCACAAAGGGGCAGACCACCTGGGCGAATCCGGGCAACATCACCCGGCTGACCTTCACCCACCGCTCCATGGAGCGGGAACCGGCCGTCGCCATCTGGACGCCTGGGTGTGAGGAGCTGGAAAAGTGGGTGGTGCCGTTTGAAACCTTTGACAGGGTATTCCCTGATCAGGAGCTGCCCACCGAGGAGCAGGAGACCGAGGGCGAGTCCAATTTTATCAAGGGGTTGGAAAGGCTGGCGTGGCAGCGAACCCATGAAGGCACCGGGTTGAAACAATTTCTGGAAGAAAATCTGAGCACGGAAACCCCGGAGGGACAACTCATCTGGGGACTCTATGAGGAGGTCATACATGGTGAATAG
- a CDS encoding AAA family ATPase produces the protein MINKIVIDNFMAHEHTEFELGAGVTILTGPNNTGKSAVVEALRCLATNPTPKHYIRHGAKEARVTVELDDGSTVAWIRKKRSSGYELWRPGDAEPQAYWKFGRRPPEDIREVLKLDMVELETGNEVDIHVGNQREPVFLLNQPPSNAAAFFAASTESAHLLAMQNLLKRQTQDAKRRERELLDDVRRIEGEIDQLAALPDVGLQLENAQTLELESTRLEQAIPGLESILEAQQTLTAAIQSKRMTVTLLNDLNAPPVPQDVEKLNGHISTLRSVDRKARFTDAVVASLAPLSPPPEVEDTRSLAQVAEQLCSGGAALERAVAKKATLHTLKDFPEPDQTEPLAGCIDAMITLSYRRNRLARYDDALQAMEPPPSIEPGDGLLALVAELEELENRRIGRQKALDDLEIQLQSVVEAMDARVTELGCCPTCGGDLTTESFIDQGCRHDS, from the coding sequence ATGATTAATAAAATCGTAATCGATAACTTTATGGCTCACGAACATACCGAGTTTGAACTCGGAGCTGGCGTGACCATCCTCACCGGGCCGAACAACACGGGAAAATCCGCTGTTGTGGAGGCCCTGCGTTGTCTGGCGACCAACCCCACTCCCAAGCATTACATTCGCCATGGGGCCAAGGAGGCGCGGGTCACGGTCGAGCTGGATGACGGCTCCACGGTTGCCTGGATACGCAAAAAACGATCTTCCGGATACGAGCTGTGGCGACCCGGTGACGCGGAGCCGCAGGCGTATTGGAAGTTCGGTCGCAGGCCCCCGGAAGATATCCGCGAGGTCCTCAAGCTCGACATGGTGGAGCTGGAGACCGGGAATGAGGTGGACATCCATGTGGGCAATCAGCGGGAGCCGGTTTTTCTCCTCAACCAACCGCCCTCCAATGCGGCCGCATTTTTTGCCGCATCCACGGAAAGCGCCCATCTGCTGGCCATGCAGAACCTGCTCAAGCGGCAGACGCAGGACGCCAAGCGTCGGGAACGGGAGCTGCTGGATGACGTCAGGCGGATCGAAGGGGAGATCGACCAGCTCGCCGCACTCCCGGATGTCGGTCTTCAACTGGAAAACGCCCAGACTTTGGAATTGGAATCCACCCGGCTCGAACAGGCGATTCCAGGGCTTGAATCCATACTCGAAGCCCAGCAGACCCTGACAGCGGCGATACAGAGTAAACGGATGACGGTAACGCTCCTCAATGACTTGAATGCGCCGCCTGTTCCTCAGGATGTCGAGAAGTTGAATGGACATATTTCCACACTCCGTTCAGTTGACCGTAAGGCGCGATTCACTGATGCCGTTGTGGCGTCTTTGGCGCCGCTCTCCCCGCCTCCCGAGGTTGAGGACACCCGTTCACTGGCCCAGGTGGCCGAACAGCTTTGTTCGGGCGGTGCCGCGCTTGAGCGTGCCGTTGCAAAAAAGGCGACTCTGCACACGCTCAAGGATTTTCCTGAACCGGATCAGACGGAGCCACTCGCCGGATGTATAGATGCGATGATCACTCTTTCCTATCGCCGGAATCGGCTTGCCAGATACGATGACGCGCTTCAGGCCATGGAGCCGCCCCCGTCCATTGAGCCGGGCGACGGGTTGCTTGCGCTGGTGGCTGAGCTGGAGGAGCTGGAGAACCGTCGTATCGGGCGGCAAAAGGCGTTGGACGATCTGGAGATACAGTTGCAGAGTGTTGTAGAGGCCATGGACGCACGGGTCACTGAACTGGGATGCTGCCCCACCTGTGGCGGCGACCTGACAACCGAATCCTTTATTGATCAAGGGTGCCGTCATGACAGTTGA
- a CDS encoding C-GCAxxG-C-C family (seleno)protein: MEREYLQTRLDALFNGDNYLCAESVVQVIAEAGGRQSEDAIRMATGFCSGVARTCGQCGAVSGAIMGIGMFAGRSEPGGEIDHTYAMIQDFIEAFKDTYKKTNCFDLTECDFSTAEGQTKFKEENKRNDCLGYSLFAVETVLAILREHGYLPEYDDLITSQMAPCGLLCGKCGAYAGGPVQTLSAALQAELGDNFGEYAKRFEGMNPVFKQYAPFAELLDFFAHGSCSGCREKGCLFQACQVTECIRDKDADFCFQCEEFPCDHHGFPERLAVIWQKNNENMRDKGVNECFRFCKDKPRYP; the protein is encoded by the coding sequence ATGGAGAGAGAATATCTGCAAACTCGCCTGGATGCCTTATTCAATGGTGACAACTATTTGTGTGCGGAATCCGTTGTTCAGGTCATTGCCGAGGCCGGGGGCAGACAGTCTGAGGACGCCATCCGTATGGCCACTGGATTTTGCAGCGGCGTGGCGCGCACCTGCGGACAATGTGGCGCAGTGAGCGGAGCCATCATGGGTATCGGAATGTTTGCCGGGCGCAGTGAGCCCGGTGGCGAGATTGATCACACCTATGCCATGATTCAGGATTTTATCGAAGCCTTCAAAGATACATATAAGAAAACCAACTGTTTTGATCTTACTGAGTGCGATTTCAGCACAGCTGAGGGGCAGACGAAATTCAAGGAAGAGAACAAGCGGAATGATTGTCTGGGATACTCGCTTTTTGCGGTGGAGACCGTACTCGCTATTCTCCGTGAGCATGGTTATCTTCCCGAATACGACGACCTGATTACATCCCAGATGGCCCCTTGCGGCCTGCTGTGCGGGAAGTGCGGGGCCTATGCGGGTGGTCCGGTGCAGACGTTGAGCGCGGCCTTGCAGGCTGAACTGGGTGACAATTTCGGCGAATACGCCAAGCGGTTTGAAGGTATGAATCCGGTCTTCAAGCAGTATGCGCCTTTTGCCGAATTGCTCGATTTTTTCGCGCATGGGTCGTGCTCCGGGTGTCGGGAAAAAGGGTGCCTTTTTCAGGCTTGTCAGGTTACGGAATGTATTCGGGACAAGGACGCGGACTTTTGTTTTCAGTGCGAGGAGTTCCCCTGCGACCACCATGGATTCCCGGAAAGGCTGGCTGTCATCTGGCAGAAAAACAATGAGAACATGCGTGACAAGGGCGTGAATGAGTGCTTCCGATTCTGTAAAGATAAGCCAAGATATCCCTAG
- a CDS encoding tRNA1(Val) (adenine(37)-N6)-methyltransferase — protein sequence MGGIDTEAILKRRDFFPRGLVQPEGGYRFSLDSLLLASFAHVGRRQVGVDLGCGCGPIALGLLLRQPDLHITGVELNPDAVWSAEENRVNLHFIDKLTIVQGDVADWRPEQVVDFVLANPPYRALGKGKSSQGEGRETARFEAQADFATFARCAAVALKTRGKFFFVHLPERLPELMADLAEVGLMPKRMCLVHGRADETAKMVLMETMKAGGAGLKVEPPLIMHSGKGKSTRLTEQALEFCPFLACNTGEEE from the coding sequence ATGGGCGGCATTGATACTGAGGCGATTCTCAAACGGCGCGATTTTTTTCCTCGCGGACTGGTGCAGCCGGAAGGGGGCTACCGCTTTTCTCTGGACTCCCTGCTTCTGGCCTCCTTTGCGCATGTGGGGAGGCGGCAGGTCGGGGTCGATCTGGGGTGTGGGTGTGGTCCGATCGCCCTTGGTCTTCTCCTTCGTCAGCCTGATTTGCATATCACCGGTGTGGAGCTTAACCCAGATGCAGTATGGTCTGCCGAGGAAAATCGAGTCAATTTGCACTTTATCGATAAGTTGACGATTGTCCAAGGCGATGTCGCTGATTGGCGACCGGAGCAGGTGGTGGATTTTGTGCTGGCCAACCCACCGTATCGAGCGCTTGGCAAGGGCAAATCAAGCCAGGGAGAAGGGCGGGAAACAGCCCGGTTTGAAGCGCAGGCCGACTTTGCCACTTTTGCCCGATGTGCAGCCGTGGCGCTCAAGACGCGCGGAAAATTTTTCTTTGTCCACCTGCCGGAACGGTTGCCGGAATTGATGGCTGATCTGGCCGAGGTTGGCTTGATGCCGAAACGCATGTGTCTGGTCCATGGCCGGGCGGATGAGACGGCCAAGATGGTGCTTATGGAGACTATGAAGGCGGGCGGCGCCGGGCTCAAGGTTGAGCCGCCGCTCATCATGCACAGTGGTAAGGGGAAGAGTACGCGGCTTACTGAGCAGGCTCTGGAATTTTGTCCGTTTTTGGCATGCAACACTGGAGAGGAAGAATAG
- the murJ gene encoding murein biosynthesis integral membrane protein MurJ, with the protein MNVHGRTIAKNAAIMAGATLISRGLGFVRDIIVAFALGAGLFADAFFVAFRIPNLLRRLFGEGSLTMAFVPVYSRVREEEGEEAAQAMARSAMIWLAMILVFITVLVEILARPLTIVIAPGFLDNSEQFRATVDLVRICFPYVIFICGVALCMGILNSRDHFLAPALAPVALNVALIGSALFGYYMGYNVAYSMAYGVLIGGAAQWLLQQPFLVRSGFSWRGPWAWKNKGVARMGLLMLPTVFGAAVYQLNIVLSTLLASYLPVGSVSYLYYADRLVQFPLGVFGVAISTAALPSLAKLAARGELEEFDSALTSALGLTLFIALPAAAGLVGLAEPIIGILFQRGAFTPEAVVATAQALIAYSIGLPFIALSRPLVAGFYALEDTKTPVKIAVVCLMANIGLGVWLMQFLSHIGLALAVSLSSFLNFVLLYVLLTRKRGARLLPPGSTFKTGLLSILIGWGAYATASLHPWWLVLIPVWVVVYVLMAFALQMVEARLFWGMIKSRIQRKKRTR; encoded by the coding sequence GTGAACGTACACGGAAGAACCATAGCGAAGAACGCCGCCATCATGGCGGGCGCAACGTTGATCTCACGCGGATTGGGGTTTGTGCGGGATATTATCGTGGCTTTCGCCCTCGGAGCGGGGCTTTTTGCCGACGCTTTTTTTGTGGCCTTTCGCATCCCGAATCTGCTCCGCAGACTTTTTGGCGAAGGGTCGCTGACCATGGCCTTTGTGCCGGTTTATTCCAGGGTCAGGGAAGAAGAGGGCGAAGAGGCTGCGCAGGCCATGGCCCGGTCAGCCATGATCTGGCTGGCCATGATCCTTGTTTTCATCACGGTGCTCGTGGAGATTCTGGCGCGTCCCCTGACCATTGTTATCGCCCCTGGGTTCCTGGATAACAGCGAGCAGTTTCGGGCTACCGTAGATCTTGTTCGTATTTGCTTCCCTTACGTCATTTTCATCTGCGGCGTGGCCCTGTGTATGGGCATACTCAACAGCCGGGATCATTTTCTGGCTCCGGCCCTGGCTCCGGTGGCCTTGAACGTGGCACTGATCGGCTCTGCGCTGTTCGGCTATTACATGGGGTATAATGTCGCGTATTCAATGGCATATGGCGTGCTGATAGGCGGCGCGGCCCAATGGTTGCTGCAACAGCCTTTTCTGGTGAGGAGCGGGTTCTCCTGGCGTGGCCCGTGGGCCTGGAAAAACAAGGGTGTGGCCCGCATGGGGCTGCTCATGCTGCCCACGGTATTCGGGGCCGCGGTGTATCAGCTCAATATCGTGCTCAGCACCCTGCTCGCCTCCTATCTGCCGGTGGGGTCGGTTTCCTATCTCTATTACGCCGACCGGCTGGTGCAGTTTCCCCTCGGCGTGTTCGGGGTGGCCATATCCACTGCCGCCCTGCCGAGCCTGGCCAAGCTGGCTGCAAGAGGTGAGCTTGAGGAGTTCGATTCAGCCCTGACTTCAGCGCTAGGCCTGACTCTCTTTATCGCCCTGCCTGCCGCTGCCGGACTTGTCGGCCTGGCCGAACCGATTATCGGGATCCTGTTTCAACGGGGAGCCTTTACGCCCGAAGCTGTGGTGGCAACGGCGCAGGCGCTGATCGCCTACTCCATCGGGTTGCCGTTCATTGCGCTGTCCCGCCCTCTGGTCGCAGGCTTCTATGCCCTGGAAGACACCAAGACACCCGTGAAGATCGCGGTGGTCTGTCTGATGGCCAATATAGGGCTTGGCGTGTGGCTCATGCAGTTCCTGTCCCATATCGGCCTTGCGCTGGCTGTCAGCCTCTCGTCGTTTCTGAATTTTGTCCTGCTCTATGTGCTGCTTACCCGAAAACGCGGCGCACGGCTGCTGCCTCCGGGGTCCACCTTCAAGACAGGATTGCTCTCCATCCTCATCGGGTGGGGGGCCTACGCGACCGCCTCCCTGCACCCGTGGTGGCTGGTGCTCATTCCGGTCTGGGTGGTCGTGTACGTGCTCATGGCGTTCGCACTGCAGATGGTCGAGGCCCGACTCTTCTGGGGTATGATCAAGTCCCGGATTCAGCGTAAAAAAAGGACACGGTGA
- the mutM gene encoding bifunctional DNA-formamidopyrimidine glycosylase/DNA-(apurinic or apyrimidinic site) lyase, which yields MPELPEVEVIARGLDHTLKGRTILSAEVPGLTRLSDPAESLVPRVVGRTIVRAYRRAKVLLVEMDDRSTLVFHLKMTGRVVHGQTRPMNKHDRIAFNLDDGSQLVFSDMRKFGYVRSFTPGELGNWEFLRKVGPEPLETEAALMAERVLHRKSAIKGLLLNQTVVAGVGNIYADESLFRAGIHPETKGSRIGRARAETLFTELQAVLKLAIKENGSSISDYVNASGDAGAFQNSFNVYGKKGQQCVQCGTVLKSTTVAGRTSTFCPQCQRKR from the coding sequence ATGCCGGAACTGCCTGAAGTCGAAGTCATTGCACGCGGTCTTGACCACACCCTGAAAGGACGCACCATCCTCAGCGCCGAGGTCCCGGGCCTGACCAGGCTCAGCGATCCAGCCGAGTCGTTGGTGCCCAGGGTTGTCGGGCGAACCATTGTACGCGCCTACCGTCGAGCCAAGGTGCTACTGGTTGAAATGGATGACCGCTCCACCCTTGTTTTTCATCTCAAGATGACGGGCCGGGTGGTGCATGGACAGACGCGGCCGATGAACAAGCATGATCGTATCGCTTTCAATCTGGACGATGGGAGTCAGCTCGTTTTTTCGGATATGCGCAAGTTCGGCTATGTACGCTCGTTTACGCCCGGAGAGCTTGGGAACTGGGAATTTCTGCGCAAGGTCGGGCCGGAGCCGCTTGAAACCGAGGCCGCACTCATGGCCGAGCGTGTCCTGCATCGAAAATCGGCCATCAAGGGATTGCTCCTCAACCAGACCGTGGTGGCCGGGGTGGGGAACATCTATGCCGATGAATCCCTGTTTCGGGCGGGCATTCATCCCGAAACCAAGGGGAGCCGCATCGGACGGGCCAGGGCCGAGACTCTGTTCACCGAGTTGCAGGCCGTCCTCAAGCTCGCTATCAAGGAGAACGGCAGCTCCATTTCAGATTATGTGAATGCCAGCGGCGATGCCGGGGCGTTTCAGAACAGCTTCAATGTGTATGGCAAAAAAGGGCAGCAATGCGTTCAGTGCGGCACAGTGCTCAAGTCGACCACAGTGGCCGGGCGCACATCGACGTTTTGTCCCCAATGTCAGCGCAAGCGATAA
- a CDS encoding ArsR/SmtB family transcription factor gives MNIPVNTKRMAAIMKALSNPNRLALFLEIASSADEQRYKDGCGDCFVCDIIKRMKIGAPTVSHHLKELTNAGLIETERQGKFLVARINTSVVEEIRELLKPMGVST, from the coding sequence ATGAACATCCCAGTGAATACCAAACGCATGGCCGCCATAATGAAGGCCCTTTCCAACCCGAACAGGCTTGCGCTGTTCTTGGAAATCGCCAGCTCTGCGGACGAGCAGCGCTACAAGGACGGATGCGGCGACTGCTTTGTCTGCGATATCATCAAGCGCATGAAGATCGGAGCGCCCACGGTATCGCATCATCTGAAGGAATTGACCAACGCCGGACTTATTGAAACGGAGCGTCAGGGCAAGTTTCTGGTAGCTCGCATCAATACTTCGGTGGTGGAAGAGATACGTGAACTGCTCAAGCCCATGGGCGTTTCGACGTAG
- a CDS encoding DUF6125 family protein, which yields MTQKGKEIAELAEVIRQLTAHYGLWLAESVAELGLEAALDAEKEAGDRLVQVIQGKLGRALGKDADGLLADVDPVLIGNVTQALRTSWLAADGVWFQAVEGQAGMVTAKKINDTCWTRFAPLEARRAKDILGLPDNGGIEALKAALATRMYGKLNTWEFAEETANSVVFRMTDCRVQTARKRKGLADYPCKSGGVVEYTGFSYEIDPRFSCECVACPPDRHPEKWVCAWRFSLAESE from the coding sequence ATGACGCAAAAGGGTAAGGAGATCGCCGAGTTGGCGGAGGTTATCCGCCAACTGACGGCGCATTACGGGTTGTGGTTGGCAGAGAGCGTTGCCGAGCTGGGGCTGGAAGCGGCCCTTGATGCGGAGAAAGAGGCTGGCGATCGTCTGGTGCAGGTCATACAGGGCAAGCTCGGCAGGGCGCTGGGAAAGGACGCTGATGGTTTGTTGGCCGATGTAGACCCTGTGCTGATCGGGAACGTCACCCAGGCTCTGCGGACCTCGTGGCTGGCCGCGGACGGCGTCTGGTTTCAGGCCGTGGAAGGACAGGCGGGCATGGTCACGGCAAAGAAGATCAACGACACCTGCTGGACCCGTTTCGCGCCGCTTGAGGCTCGCCGGGCCAAGGATATTCTCGGTCTGCCTGACAATGGCGGTATCGAGGCCCTGAAGGCCGCGCTGGCCACGCGCATGTACGGGAAGCTCAATACATGGGAGTTTGCCGAGGAGACCGCCAATAGTGTGGTGTTCCGCATGACCGACTGTCGGGTGCAGACCGCCCGCAAGCGGAAGGGGCTTGCCGATTATCCCTGCAAATCGGGTGGAGTGGTCGAGTACACAGGCTTTTCATATGAGATCGACCCGCGTTTTTCCTGTGAATGTGTGGCCTGCCCCCCGGACAGGCACCCTGAAAAATGGGTGTGCGCCTGGCGTTTTAGCCTGGCTGAATCCGAATAG
- a CDS encoding acyloxyacyl hydrolase → MKVSALFLTLVITLFALTPAMAEGGVSEIRGGLYAHDVDLWSFDREDGPDVNVEVLFNSPSFLEALWAPRPHLGATINTDGDTSHLYGGLTWEYDLPENFFVDGNLGASVHNGKLDTNDDDRKSLGSRILFRLGAALGYNITEHVNVSLQYEHMSNAYLAEPNEGMDNIGLRLGYRF, encoded by the coding sequence ATGAAAGTTTCAGCGCTTTTTTTGACTCTGGTTATTACATTGTTTGCCTTGACCCCGGCCATGGCCGAGGGTGGTGTCTCGGAAATACGCGGTGGGTTGTACGCCCACGATGTTGATCTGTGGAGTTTTGATCGTGAGGATGGTCCGGACGTCAACGTTGAGGTGCTCTTCAACTCGCCGTCATTTCTTGAAGCGCTCTGGGCGCCGAGGCCTCACCTGGGCGCCACGATCAACACCGATGGCGACACGTCTCACCTCTATGGAGGGTTGACATGGGAATATGATCTGCCCGAGAATTTTTTCGTGGACGGCAACCTGGGAGCGTCCGTGCATAATGGCAAGCTCGACACCAATGACGATGATCGGAAGTCGCTGGGCTCCCGCATCCTCTTCCGGTTGGGGGCAGCGCTCGGGTACAACATAACCGAGCATGTCAATGTCTCCCTTCAGTACGAACATATGTCCAACGCCTATCTTGCTGAACCCAACGAGGGGATGGATAACATCGGTCTCCGGTTGGGCTATCGCTTCTAA
- a CDS encoding ChaN family lipoprotein translates to MGHNRGLIFFLLMALLTVGACVKKAPEVVMHPPLDVTFLPQRGDFVSQYGNRLAAQDVVDMAASYDYVLIGEGHRNVWDHKIQQQLLSGLSSDGKGVALGLEMVAVDMQPVLNDFAKGLVEPEALSEELEWPERWGYSFSMFKDLFVIARRNSVPIAGLNMPSAVTRKISREGRESLTEEEAALLPATIVPPSSEQRETLDAVFALHETKDMDDPVQRERFYLVQSLWDSKMAEEAVRLRREFDWPVLIIAGAGHVEQEWGIAMRLRQFDPGARVLSIMPWRGGEFDASAGDVFFYSPDTYESKMGATLTGLGEGGILVEGVKRGSRAAKAGLRPGDVLVEASGMPLDHLYSLHVAGTKVHEVGEELVFTVRRGTRTFVANVGKLGVPKAKTAAVKPPVPVADPETKEQ, encoded by the coding sequence ATGGGTCACAATCGCGGATTGATTTTTTTCCTCCTGATGGCACTACTGACCGTTGGAGCGTGTGTGAAAAAGGCACCTGAAGTGGTTATGCATCCGCCCCTGGATGTGACGTTCCTGCCTCAGCGGGGCGATTTCGTCTCACAGTATGGGAATCGCCTGGCGGCGCAGGACGTCGTGGATATGGCCGCGAGCTATGACTATGTTCTGATTGGCGAAGGGCACCGGAATGTCTGGGACCACAAGATTCAGCAACAGCTGTTGTCCGGTCTTTCCAGTGATGGCAAGGGAGTGGCGCTTGGTCTTGAGATGGTCGCCGTGGATATGCAGCCGGTGCTCAATGATTTTGCCAAGGGGCTGGTGGAGCCGGAAGCCCTGTCCGAGGAGCTGGAGTGGCCAGAGCGGTGGGGATACAGCTTTTCTATGTTCAAGGATCTTTTTGTCATAGCCCGTCGAAACAGTGTCCCCATTGCCGGATTGAATATGCCTTCTGCCGTAACGCGCAAGATATCCAGAGAGGGGCGGGAGTCCCTGACTGAGGAGGAGGCTGCCCTGCTTCCTGCCACCATCGTACCCCCATCCTCGGAGCAGCGGGAGACGCTGGATGCCGTGTTTGCCCTGCATGAGACAAAGGATATGGATGATCCGGTCCAGCGGGAGCGGTTTTATCTGGTTCAGTCTCTCTGGGATTCCAAGATGGCTGAAGAGGCTGTGCGGTTGAGAAGAGAGTTTGACTGGCCCGTGCTGATTATCGCCGGGGCCGGTCATGTTGAACAGGAATGGGGCATTGCCATGCGTCTCAGACAGTTTGACCCCGGAGCGCGGGTGCTTTCCATCATGCCGTGGCGCGGCGGCGAGTTCGATGCCAGTGCAGGGGATGTCTTTTTCTATTCTCCCGACACCTATGAATCAAAAATGGGGGCGACCCTGACCGGATTGGGCGAGGGCGGCATTCTGGTGGAGGGCGTCAAGCGTGGTTCGCGGGCTGCCAAGGCCGGACTCCGTCCCGGGGATGTGCTTGTGGAGGCTTCCGGTATGCCGCTCGACCATCTGTACAGTCTCCATGTGGCCGGAACCAAGGTGCATGAAGTCGGTGAGGAGCTGGTCTTTACGGTCAGGCGCGGTACCCGGACATTTGTGGCCAATGTAGGCAAACTGGGTGTTCCCAAGGCAAAGACCGCTGCAGTGAAGCCCCCGGTTCCTGTGGCTGATCCAGAAACAAAGGAACAATAG
- a CDS encoding DUF429 domain-containing protein, producing MKHVGIDGCKGGWVAVWTAEGQWGCTVYPTIRDLWKAHLDAGVLLLDMPIGLARSGDRKADIETRKRLGARKSSLFNAPVRGAVYAGSKAEAREINRLATGKSLSEQSLCLINKMQEVDMFLTAVPEARAVFRESHPELAFSLVAGTDMRYAKRDVLGVIERFELLELHVPGLRALVASVRERHVMTQVAGDDILDACILCVMAWKSRGRLASIPDPPERDENGLPMAIWYYDITS from the coding sequence ATGAAACATGTGGGCATTGACGGATGCAAGGGCGGCTGGGTCGCTGTCTGGACCGCCGAAGGGCAATGGGGCTGTACCGTGTATCCGACTATACGCGACCTCTGGAAGGCGCATTTGGATGCCGGGGTACTCCTTCTGGATATGCCTATCGGGCTGGCTCGAAGTGGCGACAGAAAGGCGGATATCGAGACCCGGAAGCGGCTTGGAGCGCGGAAGAGCTCCCTTTTCAACGCACCGGTCCGAGGCGCTGTCTACGCCGGGTCAAAAGCGGAAGCACGGGAAATCAACCGATTAGCTACCGGTAAGTCGTTAAGTGAACAATCATTGTGTCTTATAAATAAGATGCAAGAGGTTGATATGTTCCTGACGGCTGTGCCCGAAGCCAGGGCCGTTTTTCGTGAATCGCACCCGGAACTGGCCTTTTCTCTGGTCGCAGGCACGGACATGCGGTACGCTAAGCGGGACGTGCTTGGGGTGATCGAACGGTTCGAGTTGTTGGAATTGCATGTGCCGGGGCTGCGCGCCCTTGTTGCCTCGGTGCGGGAGCGTCATGTCATGACGCAGGTGGCCGGTGATGATATTCTGGATGCCTGTATCCTGTGTGTCATGGCGTGGAAAAGTCGAGGCAGGTTGGCGTCCATACCCGATCCGCCTGAAAGAGATGAAAACGGGTTGCCCATGGCGATCTGGTACTATGATATTACGTCGTAA